A genomic stretch from Bacillus sp. E(2018) includes:
- a CDS encoding cytochrome d ubiquinol oxidase subunit II has protein sequence MSEEVLAILMMWTFIFIYSIFGSIDFGAGFWAMIYNNHKTMAGRIANRFLSPTWEITNTFLVLLVVAFVGFFPKGAYTLGTVMLVPVSLILFLLAIRSAFMVFSYSVQGYRRTMFIISGISGLLIPSLLIAVLPISQGGFIAVDGDTQSLLLSKLLSSPTLYLYVLFGLTSELYLSSLFLADYARVSKKEDAYRLYRSNAILLGPLTLLAALFTLLFITPESRWLIDNLMDQKIWFILSLVAFLIAYFSLWWPKQNRPGIGRPRLTLLATVLQYGLASVGYGLAHLPYIVYPDLTIYEAFTAPETFYSLMIMYIVGLAILAPGFYIFWRLFLKDKRYLQQE, from the coding sequence ATGAGTGAAGAAGTTTTAGCGATTTTGATGATGTGGACCTTTATATTTATCTATAGCATTTTTGGTTCGATCGATTTTGGAGCTGGGTTCTGGGCGATGATCTACAACAACCATAAAACGATGGCTGGAAGAATTGCGAATCGTTTCTTATCTCCCACTTGGGAAATTACAAATACGTTCTTAGTTCTTTTAGTGGTTGCGTTTGTTGGTTTCTTTCCAAAGGGTGCCTACACGCTTGGAACGGTCATGCTAGTTCCAGTTTCATTGATTCTCTTCTTACTTGCTATCCGAAGTGCCTTTATGGTGTTCTCGTATTCCGTTCAAGGATATCGCAGAACAATGTTTATTATTTCAGGCATCTCGGGCCTGCTTATTCCCTCCTTGTTAATTGCCGTTCTTCCTATCTCCCAAGGTGGGTTCATTGCTGTTGATGGTGATACACAGAGTTTATTACTATCAAAGCTGCTCTCAAGTCCAACACTCTATTTGTATGTGCTCTTCGGTCTTACATCTGAGTTGTATCTTTCTTCGTTGTTTTTAGCAGATTACGCAAGAGTTTCAAAAAAAGAGGATGCATATAGGTTATATCGAAGTAATGCCATTCTGTTAGGACCATTGACACTACTCGCAGCGCTTTTTACTTTATTGTTCATAACTCCAGAATCACGTTGGCTTATCGACAATCTAATGGATCAAAAAATCTGGTTTATCCTTTCATTGGTCGCCTTTCTTATTGCATACTTTTCTCTTTGGTGGCCAAAACAAAACCGCCCAGGAATTGGACGGCCGCGTCTTACACTATTAGCAACTGTTTTACAATATGGTCTTGCAAGCGTAGGTTATGGATTAGCTCATCTGCCTTACATCGTATATCCTGATTTAACGATCTATGAGGCATTTACGGCACCGGAAACATTTTATTCCTTAATGATTATGTATATCGTAGGTCTCGCCATCTTGGCACCAGGTTTCTATATTTTCTGGAGATTGTTCTTAAAAGACAAACGATACCTTCAACAAGAATAG
- a CDS encoding cytochrome ubiquinol oxidase subunit I, with product MDTVVLARAFFGTSLGFHIIFATLGVGLPLMIVIAEIIHQVKGDNDYAIMAKRWTKAFAVLLGVAIPSGTIVGVQLSLLWPGFMEIVGKVISLPFQIEIFAFFLEALFMSIYVYAADRLPRYFRLISVFFVALGAVASAILISAVNTWMNTPDGFKIKPDGTIYDVSPWDAFFNPSFLSSSFHVAITAYMTGAFAVASVAAFKLLKKRPERERAYHLKGLFMSLTVALLMSFVSAVSGHHSAQILHQHSPEKLAAAEGLFETQRYAPLAIGGYTDPKTEEVKYGIEIPWALSWLAAGKFDTEVKGLYEFPRETWPPFYVHTLFNLMVGIGTLLLGLAAVALAYWWFFVKRRGKPFPKWLLWSLVLSGPLSMLGIEFGWVFSCSGRQPWTIYRVQTTAEAATKNEDLGVLFLLFLGLYALLSVLTVLILTAYFKRNPVSKDMEKLQS from the coding sequence ATGGATACAGTTGTACTCGCGAGAGCGTTCTTTGGTACATCACTAGGTTTTCATATTATATTTGCAACACTCGGTGTGGGTCTTCCTTTGATGATCGTTATCGCCGAAATCATACATCAAGTAAAAGGTGACAACGATTACGCCATCATGGCTAAACGATGGACAAAGGCGTTTGCCGTATTGTTAGGGGTTGCCATTCCATCAGGAACGATCGTCGGCGTACAGTTATCTTTATTGTGGCCAGGTTTTATGGAGATCGTAGGGAAGGTTATTTCACTACCCTTTCAGATCGAGATCTTCGCTTTCTTTTTAGAGGCATTATTTATGTCGATCTACGTATATGCTGCTGACAGATTGCCAAGATACTTCCGTTTGATATCTGTATTCTTTGTCGCATTAGGAGCTGTTGCGTCCGCCATCTTGATTTCAGCGGTTAATACGTGGATGAATACACCGGATGGATTTAAGATCAAACCAGATGGGACGATCTATGATGTCTCTCCGTGGGATGCTTTCTTCAATCCTAGCTTTCTATCCTCTTCCTTTCACGTTGCCATTACGGCGTATATGACTGGAGCGTTTGCGGTTGCTTCAGTAGCAGCGTTTAAGCTTTTAAAGAAACGACCTGAACGCGAACGGGCTTATCACTTAAAAGGGTTGTTCATGTCTCTTACCGTCGCTCTTTTGATGAGTTTTGTCTCTGCGGTTTCTGGTCATCATTCAGCGCAGATCCTGCACCAGCACTCTCCTGAAAAACTAGCAGCTGCAGAAGGGCTGTTTGAGACACAAAGGTATGCACCACTTGCAATCGGAGGGTATACAGATCCGAAGACCGAGGAAGTGAAGTACGGAATTGAAATACCTTGGGCACTCAGCTGGCTTGCTGCTGGAAAGTTTGATACAGAGGTAAAAGGACTGTACGAGTTTCCTCGAGAAACATGGCCACCTTTTTATGTACACACGCTCTTTAACTTAATGGTCGGGATTGGAACTCTTTTATTAGGGCTTGCAGCAGTGGCTTTAGCCTACTGGTGGTTCTTCGTAAAAAGAAGAGGAAAACCCTTTCCAAAATGGCTGCTATGGTCGCTTGTTTTATCTGGACCTCTCTCTATGCTCGGCATTGAGTTCGGCTGGGTATTCAGCTGTAGCGGAAGACAGCCATGGACCATCTATCGCGTTCAGACGACTGCCGAAGCTGCGACTAAGAATGAAGATCTTGGCGTACTCTTCCTTTTATTCTTAGGTCTATATGCGTTACTCAGTGTGTTAACCGTTTTAATTTTAACGGCTTATTTCAAACGAAATCCTGTATCAAAAGATATGGAAAAACTTCAAAGTTAG
- a CDS encoding VTT domain-containing protein → MLDNSSVFIEVLKFSGIFAPLLFILLQAFRQFFFLPVGLICLTGGILFGAVAGAFYSVIGITLSSVLFYWGMKSMPKLMKKVKKLQKKWIGKRMPFSVGQIAILKMIPFMHFHLLSLCLIEISSNFKEYTKASIISNVPIAIFYSSFGSVLLSLSLVTSAAIIVVLSVLFYLLRRKEWVIKWSEFFEEEKEEQQKQRMPA, encoded by the coding sequence GTGTTAGACAATAGTAGTGTGTTCATCGAGGTGCTCAAGTTTAGTGGGATTTTTGCCCCTTTATTGTTCATTCTTCTTCAAGCGTTTCGACAGTTCTTCTTTCTTCCGGTGGGCCTGATCTGTCTTACAGGCGGCATCTTGTTTGGTGCAGTTGCAGGCGCGTTCTATTCAGTCATCGGGATCACGCTCTCGAGTGTTCTGTTTTACTGGGGAATGAAGAGTATGCCGAAACTGATGAAAAAAGTAAAAAAACTGCAAAAAAAGTGGATTGGAAAACGTATGCCGTTTTCGGTAGGTCAGATTGCCATTTTAAAGATGATTCCCTTTATGCATTTTCATCTGCTGAGTCTATGCTTGATTGAAATCTCGTCAAATTTTAAAGAGTATACAAAAGCTAGTATCATATCAAATGTTCCAATCGCTATTTTTTATTCTTCGTTCGGTTCGGTGTTGCTTTCTCTCTCGCTCGTTACTTCTGCAGCGATCATAGTCGTGTTATCTGTATTGTTTTATTTATTGAGAAGAAAAGAATGGGTCATTAAATGGAGTGAATTCTTTGAGGAAGAGAAAGAAGAACAGCAAAAACAACGCATGCCTGCATAA
- a CDS encoding dUTP diphosphatase: MNVKIAELFSMQNDLNTRIVKEHNLDNSSLFEQRRLAFLVELGELANETRCFKYWSKRPASEKEVILEEYVDGLHFVLSIGLDLGFKEVEITTEVDLGEKMDKIDINTLFLTLYQSGSKSLSNEEFQSFFDTFLGLGVKLGFSFEEIEEAYFAKNKVNHERQDTGY; encoded by the coding sequence ATGAATGTGAAAATTGCAGAACTCTTTTCCATGCAGAACGATTTGAACACTCGCATTGTAAAAGAACACAATCTTGATAACTCATCATTATTTGAACAAAGAAGATTAGCATTTCTTGTTGAGCTTGGTGAACTAGCGAATGAAACAAGATGCTTTAAATATTGGAGTAAACGTCCTGCTTCTGAAAAAGAAGTCATTTTAGAAGAATATGTAGACGGACTACATTTTGTCTTATCGATAGGATTAGATTTGGGCTTTAAAGAGGTAGAGATAACCACTGAGGTTGATCTTGGCGAGAAAATGGACAAGATAGATATCAATACTTTATTTTTAACTCTATATCAATCGGGGTCTAAATCTTTATCAAACGAAGAATTTCAATCGTTTTTTGACACATTTTTAGGGCTCGGTGTGAAGCTCGGTTTTTCTTTTGAAGAGATTGAAGAAGCTTACTTTGCAAAGAATAAAGTAAATCATGAACGCCAAGATACTGGCTATTAA
- the sspI gene encoding small acid-soluble spore protein SspI, translated as MNLDLRKAVLHNVTGNNKEQLQDTIVDAIESGEEKMLPGLGVLFEVIWKNSDQQKKEEILNTLSDGLK; from the coding sequence ATGAATCTAGACCTAAGAAAAGCTGTTTTGCATAACGTTACTGGCAACAATAAAGAGCAGTTACAAGATACGATCGTAGATGCCATCGAGAGTGGAGAAGAGAAAATGCTTCCTGGTCTTGGCGTTCTTTTTGAAGTAATCTGGAAAAACTCTGATCAGCAAAAGAAGGAAGAAATTTTAAACACCCTTTCAGACGGCTTGAAGTAA
- a CDS encoding RNA methyltransferase has product MKHIESESNASLKQWKKLHTKKEREKSGTFLLEGPHLIEEAIASGAKLQHVIVEENFEINETWLKEKFSLWSVPAKLMKQLSETEKPQGIIAVCEMMDQSEELIKNGGRYLLIDGVQDPGNLGTIIRTADSAGLDGVFLGEGTADLYNGKTVRSTQGSLFHLPIVKANLLEVIEQCKEHDLPVLSTSLQNSVDMRETPEVSGFALIMGNEGAGVQEILQQASTLNVKIPIFGSAESLNVSVATGILLYELQRNRT; this is encoded by the coding sequence ATGAAGCACATTGAATCAGAATCCAACGCTTCCTTGAAGCAATGGAAAAAACTTCATACCAAAAAAGAACGTGAAAAATCAGGGACCTTTTTACTTGAAGGTCCACATCTTATAGAAGAAGCAATCGCGTCTGGTGCAAAACTTCAACATGTGATCGTTGAAGAAAATTTTGAAATCAACGAGACCTGGTTAAAGGAAAAATTCAGCCTTTGGTCTGTTCCGGCGAAGTTAATGAAACAGCTTTCTGAAACGGAAAAACCTCAAGGGATCATTGCCGTTTGTGAAATGATGGATCAATCTGAAGAACTCATTAAAAACGGAGGACGCTACCTTTTAATCGACGGTGTTCAAGACCCTGGAAATCTTGGTACGATTATTCGAACAGCGGATAGCGCGGGTCTTGATGGCGTATTCTTGGGTGAAGGTACAGCGGATCTTTATAATGGTAAAACCGTTCGATCAACACAAGGATCGTTGTTTCATCTACCGATCGTGAAAGCGAACCTTCTAGAGGTAATTGAGCAGTGTAAGGAGCATGATCTGCCCGTTTTATCGACTTCTCTTCAAAATTCTGTGGATATGCGAGAAACGCCTGAAGTAAGTGGGTTTGCTTTAATCATGGGTAATGAAGGCGCAGGTGTGCAGGAGATTCTTCAACAAGCATCAACGTTGAATGTAAAGATCCCGATCTTTGGAAGTGCGGAGTCCCTAAACGTATCTGTAGCAACAGGCATTCTTTTGTATGAATTACAGCGAAATCGAACGTAA
- the pheS gene encoding phenylalanine--tRNA ligase subunit alpha encodes MKDRLETLKVEAIGQIKEAEDLKDLQAVKVAYLGKKGPITEVLKGMGKLSAEERPVIGAYANEVRDSIQQELDQKQTELENAAIAEKLSKETIDVSLPGRPVKKGNPHPLTAVVTEIEDLFLSMGFTIAEGPEVETDYYNFEALNLPKGHPARDMQDSFFITEDILLRTQTSPVQARTMEKHEGEGPVKIISPGKVYRRDNDDATHSHQFMQIEGLVVDENVRLSDLKGVLETFAKKMFGEDRKIRLRPSFFPFTEPSVEMDISCFKCSGKGCSICKQTGWIEILGAGMVHPNVLEMAGFDSKKYTGFAFGMGPERIAMLKYGIDDIRHFYANDIRFLKQFKNA; translated from the coding sequence GTGAAAGACCGTTTAGAAACTCTAAAAGTTGAAGCGATCGGCCAGATCAAAGAAGCCGAAGATCTAAAAGATCTGCAAGCTGTTAAGGTAGCTTATTTAGGAAAGAAAGGACCCATTACTGAAGTCTTAAAAGGAATGGGGAAATTGTCTGCTGAAGAAAGACCTGTTATTGGAGCTTATGCCAACGAAGTTCGTGACAGCATCCAACAGGAATTAGATCAAAAACAGACAGAGCTTGAAAATGCAGCGATTGCTGAAAAACTTTCAAAAGAAACGATCGATGTTTCATTACCAGGAAGACCAGTAAAGAAAGGAAATCCGCATCCGTTAACAGCTGTTGTTACCGAGATTGAAGATCTTTTCTTAAGCATGGGCTTTACCATCGCTGAAGGACCTGAAGTCGAAACTGATTATTACAATTTTGAAGCGTTAAACTTACCAAAGGGACACCCTGCTCGTGATATGCAGGACTCCTTCTTCATTACAGAAGATATCCTTCTTCGTACACAAACATCACCTGTTCAAGCGCGTACGATGGAAAAGCATGAAGGAGAAGGACCAGTAAAAATCATTTCTCCAGGGAAGGTTTACCGAAGAGATAACGATGATGCGACACACTCTCATCAGTTCATGCAGATCGAAGGACTTGTTGTTGATGAAAATGTTCGTTTAAGTGATTTAAAAGGAGTTCTTGAAACGTTCGCTAAGAAAATGTTTGGTGAAGATCGAAAAATTCGTCTTCGTCCAAGTTTCTTCCCTTTTACAGAACCATCTGTCGAAATGGATATCTCTTGCTTTAAGTGCAGCGGAAAAGGCTGTTCGATCTGTAAGCAAACAGGTTGGATCGAGATTCTAGGAGCTGGAATGGTTCATCCGAACGTGCTTGAGATGGCAGGATTCGATTCAAAGAAATACACAGGTTTTGCATTTGGTATGGGACCTGAGCGTATCGCGATGCTCAAATATGGAATTGATGATATTCGTCATTTCTATGCGAACGATATCCGGTTTTTAAAACAATTTAAAAATGCATAA
- the pheT gene encoding phenylalanine--tRNA ligase subunit beta, producing the protein MLISYNWLKEYVNVEISPSELADKITKSGIEVEMVESLNKGISGVVVGYVEECIQHPNADKLRVCKVDVGQGEVSQIVCGAPNVAQGQKVAVAVPGAVLPGNFKIKKAKLRGEESHGMICSLTELGVDTKLVPKEYATGIFVMPSDAEPGSDALEYLNLHDHVLELGLTPNRADCLNVIGVANEVAAILEQEVKLPNTSINTSEEKAEDFISVQIESLEDNPYYGAMIIRDVKIGPSPLWMQNRLMASGIRPINNIVDITNYVLLEYGQPLHAFDYNRLGSKEIVIRRATQGEHIQTLDDQDRKLKDTHLVITNGKDPIAVAGVMGGATSEVQADTTNVLLEAAYFASGRVRAASKDLGLRSEASSRYEKGIDRNRVYAAAMRAASLMAELAGGKVAEGIVEAGKREVNTYSVKMDVSRMNNLLGTAITSEQTASIFDRLGFGYKESDGQFEVNVPSRRPDITIEADLIEEVGRIYGYDRIPTTYLLSEARPGGLTKNQAQRRNIRTYLEGAGLYQAVTYALTTPAKSTHFSFSGEKVYPISVAHPMSEERSTLRMSLLPQLLEVLQYNRNRSMEDLAIYEMGSVFINRQEVLTDLPEEYVFVSGAVTGVFNEHLWQGERKTVDFYVLKGILEGLMGELNLSERITYEAGEIENMHPGRTAIVKIDGISVGFVGQLHPALQKELDLKDTYVFELNATSLLEKETDQMVYQTLPRYPSMTRDIALVVDQELPAGDLTTVIQAAGGALLKEVNLFDLYEGEKMEAGKKSLAFSLKYFDPERTLTDEEVVTAHNRVLKSLEERFGAQLRK; encoded by the coding sequence ATGCTAATCTCTTATAACTGGCTTAAAGAATATGTAAACGTAGAAATCTCACCGTCTGAGCTCGCAGATAAAATTACAAAGAGCGGTATTGAAGTCGAGATGGTAGAGTCATTAAATAAAGGAATCAGCGGAGTAGTAGTTGGATATGTAGAAGAATGCATCCAGCATCCGAACGCTGACAAGCTTAGAGTTTGTAAAGTAGATGTGGGGCAAGGTGAAGTTTCACAGATCGTTTGTGGTGCACCAAACGTAGCTCAAGGCCAAAAAGTGGCTGTGGCTGTACCTGGAGCCGTGCTTCCGGGTAACTTTAAAATTAAAAAAGCAAAACTTCGCGGTGAAGAATCACACGGAATGATTTGTTCACTTACAGAGTTAGGCGTAGACACAAAATTAGTACCAAAAGAATATGCAACCGGAATTTTTGTAATGCCATCTGACGCAGAGCCGGGAAGTGATGCTTTAGAATACTTAAACCTGCATGATCATGTATTGGAACTTGGACTTACTCCGAACCGTGCTGATTGTCTGAATGTTATCGGTGTTGCCAATGAAGTAGCAGCAATTCTAGAACAAGAAGTGAAACTTCCAAACACATCGATCAACACATCAGAAGAAAAAGCAGAGGATTTTATTTCCGTTCAAATCGAATCGCTTGAAGATAACCCGTATTACGGAGCGATGATTATCCGTGATGTTAAGATTGGTCCTTCGCCGCTTTGGATGCAGAACCGATTAATGGCATCAGGCATTCGTCCGATCAATAACATTGTTGATATCACAAATTATGTACTTCTTGAATATGGTCAGCCACTACACGCGTTTGACTATAACCGATTAGGTTCTAAAGAGATTGTCATCCGACGTGCTACACAAGGTGAACACATTCAAACGCTTGATGATCAGGATCGTAAACTTAAAGATACTCACTTAGTGATCACGAATGGTAAAGATCCAATTGCTGTAGCAGGTGTTATGGGCGGAGCTACGAGTGAAGTTCAAGCTGACACTACAAACGTACTTTTAGAGGCAGCCTATTTTGCTTCAGGTCGTGTAAGAGCCGCTTCAAAAGATCTTGGCTTACGTAGTGAAGCAAGTTCTAGATATGAAAAGGGCATCGACCGTAACCGTGTGTATGCAGCAGCAATGAGAGCAGCTAGCCTTATGGCCGAGCTTGCTGGAGGCAAAGTAGCTGAAGGAATCGTTGAGGCTGGTAAGCGCGAAGTAAACACATACAGTGTGAAGATGGATGTTTCAAGAATGAACAACCTTTTGGGAACAGCGATTACATCCGAACAGACTGCGTCTATCTTTGACCGTTTAGGTTTTGGATATAAAGAGTCTGACGGACAATTCGAAGTAAACGTTCCTTCCCGCAGACCTGACATTACGATTGAAGCAGATTTAATTGAAGAAGTAGGACGTATTTATGGATATGATCGTATCCCAACTACTTACCTTTTATCAGAAGCGCGTCCGGGTGGCCTAACGAAGAATCAGGCACAACGCCGTAATATCAGAACGTATCTAGAAGGTGCGGGGCTATATCAAGCTGTAACGTATGCATTGACTACCCCTGCAAAGTCTACTCATTTTTCATTCAGTGGAGAGAAGGTATATCCGATCTCAGTTGCGCATCCGATGAGTGAAGAGCGCAGTACGTTAAGAATGAGTTTATTGCCACAGCTTCTAGAAGTGCTTCAGTACAACAGAAATCGTTCGATGGAAGACCTTGCTATCTATGAGATGGGATCAGTCTTCATCAATCGCCAAGAGGTATTAACAGATCTCCCTGAAGAATATGTATTTGTATCAGGAGCTGTTACTGGTGTATTTAACGAGCATCTTTGGCAAGGCGAAAGAAAGACTGTTGATTTCTATGTGTTAAAAGGTATTCTTGAAGGTCTCATGGGTGAACTGAACCTTTCTGAACGCATCACATATGAAGCTGGAGAAATTGAGAACATGCATCCAGGAAGAACAGCGATCGTAAAAATTGATGGCATTTCTGTTGGATTTGTTGGTCAGCTTCACCCCGCTCTTCAAAAAGAGCTAGATCTAAAAGATACGTATGTGTTCGAATTGAACGCAACTAGTCTCCTAGAGAAGGAAACGGATCAGATGGTCTATCAAACATTGCCGCGTTACCCTTCAATGACACGAGATATCGCCCTTGTAGTTGATCAAGAACTTCCGGCAGGAGACCTGACAACTGTGATTCAGGCTGCTGGTGGAGCATTGTTAAAAGAAGTAAATCTTTTTGATCTGTATGAAGGTGAAAAGATGGAAGCCGGTAAGAAATCACTTGCGTTTTCACTAAAGTATTTTGATCCAGAGCGAACGTTAACAGATGAAGAAGTCGTAACGGCGCATAACCGCGTATTAAAGAGCTTAGAAGAACGCTTCGGCGCTCAGCTAAGAAAATAA
- the rnhC gene encoding ribonuclease HIII, producing MSHVVKKMTNSEILEMKKELTPVLSAKTPPGAVFSAKLSDCTVTAYQSGKVLFQGKGAEAASQKYSGEVSVSKAKSKTVKPPHQYAPPQNAAELSMIGSDEVGTGDYFGPMTVAAAYVSRDNLELVKELGVKDSKHLNDKQIIQIAKELIHTVPYSLLVLNNEKYNELQQKGMTQGKIKAILHNRALQNVKAKIEGEEIEGILVDQFCEPGVYFNYLTKEKNLLKEGLYFATKGESIHLAVAAASILARYSFLKEMDKLGQRFNTIIPKGAGPHVDVKAAELVEKYGETVFDTATKKHFANTQKALKLLSKKRS from the coding sequence ATGTCTCACGTTGTTAAAAAGATGACAAATTCAGAAATACTTGAAATGAAAAAAGAACTCACACCTGTTCTATCAGCTAAAACCCCACCTGGTGCAGTATTTTCAGCAAAACTCTCAGATTGTACCGTCACAGCATATCAGTCAGGCAAAGTTCTGTTTCAGGGAAAGGGAGCAGAAGCTGCTTCTCAAAAATACTCAGGTGAAGTTTCCGTATCCAAAGCGAAAAGTAAAACGGTGAAACCGCCTCATCAGTATGCCCCACCACAGAACGCAGCAGAATTGTCTATGATCGGAAGTGACGAAGTTGGAACAGGAGATTACTTCGGACCGATGACTGTTGCTGCCGCATACGTTTCTAGAGATAATCTTGAACTTGTAAAAGAACTAGGTGTGAAAGATTCTAAGCACTTAAATGACAAACAAATCATTCAAATTGCAAAAGAACTTATTCATACTGTTCCATACTCACTTCTTGTATTGAATAATGAGAAGTATAACGAACTTCAGCAAAAAGGTATGACGCAAGGTAAGATTAAGGCGATCCTTCATAACCGAGCTCTGCAAAATGTAAAAGCAAAAATTGAAGGTGAAGAGATCGAAGGTATATTAGTGGATCAGTTCTGTGAACCTGGTGTTTACTTTAACTACTTAACGAAAGAGAAGAACCTCTTAAAAGAAGGGCTTTATTTTGCTACAAAAGGGGAATCGATCCACCTCGCTGTTGCTGCTGCTTCCATCTTGGCAAGATATAGCTTCTTAAAAGAAATGGATAAGCTTGGGCAACGTTTCAATACGATTATACCAAAAGGCGCAGGTCCACACGTAGATGTAAAGGCAGCTGAGCTCGTTGAAAAATATGGAGAGACTGTATTTGATACCGCAACAAAGAAGCATTTTGCGAATACGCAAAAAGCTTTGAAGCTGTTAAGCAAAAAAAGAAGCTAA
- the zapA gene encoding cell division protein ZapA, protein MAEEKKKNRTTVEIYGQRYVIAGTESSSHIHLVADKVDMKMREIQSHNRFLDTKQLAVLTAVNTMNEYLKIKEELKKLQQRIGKEES, encoded by the coding sequence GTGGCGGAAGAGAAAAAGAAAAACCGTACGACGGTCGAAATCTATGGACAACGATATGTAATTGCAGGGACCGAATCCTCCAGCCACATTCATTTAGTAGCTGATAAAGTAGACATGAAAATGAGAGAGATACAATCTCATAACCGGTTTCTCGACACGAAACAACTAGCTGTACTTACAGCGGTAAATACAATGAACGAATATTTAAAGATTAAAGAAGAGCTGAAAAAATTGCAACAGCGAATTGGAAAAGAGGAAAGTTAG
- a CDS encoding CvpA family protein: MLDLILIIVLAGGFLIGLKRGFIMQLVHLVGFIAAYIVAYLYYDDLAPKLELWIPYPSSNDSSVSFLMNSISLEQAYYNAIAFAILFFATKIILQILGSMLDFLANLPILHTFNRWLGGLLGFVEVYLIVFILLYIATLVPIEAFQAHYENSWIAQGMVKNTPVFSESVKEMWMKHMA, from the coding sequence ATGTTGGATTTGATTTTAATTATTGTTTTAGCAGGTGGATTTTTAATCGGTTTAAAAAGAGGCTTCATCATGCAACTCGTTCATTTGGTCGGATTTATAGCAGCCTATATCGTTGCTTATCTGTATTATGATGATCTTGCGCCTAAGTTAGAGTTGTGGATTCCATATCCTTCTTCAAATGATAGTTCTGTATCTTTCTTAATGAACAGCATATCACTTGAACAAGCTTATTATAATGCGATAGCCTTTGCGATCCTGTTCTTCGCTACGAAGATCATCCTTCAGATTCTTGGATCGATGCTTGATTTTCTTGCAAACTTACCGATTCTTCATACGTTCAACAGATGGCTCGGTGGTTTACTAGGTTTTGTAGAAGTCTATTTGATCGTGTTTATTCTATTGTATATCGCAACATTAGTTCCAATAGAAGCCTTTCAAGCTCATTATGAAAATTCATGGATCGCACAGGGAATGGTCAAAAACACCCCCGTATTTTCTGAGTCAGTAAAGGAAATGTGGATGAAACATATGGCATAA